A genomic region of Miscanthus floridulus cultivar M001 chromosome 3, ASM1932011v1, whole genome shotgun sequence contains the following coding sequences:
- the LOC136545101 gene encoding protein FAR1-RELATED SEQUENCE 5-like: protein MPDLDSLLEYNEIVRKKFGSETEGYLFYNKYAKGKGFSVRKSYCEWGNGHNERTLRKFVCSCEGFREEKELKREIKKRKPRNITRVGCPAKFVIAWDQNTGQWYVKDFIYEHNHPMAERDLACLLRSHRRISDEQKADIVAMQISGIRKHQIMNIMEMQYGGYDKVGFATRDLYNFCHRNKVETVAAGDAQTVISYLTECRRRDPDFFFDYKTDGKGHLKGLLWCDNQCRLDYAAFGDVIVFDSTYKTNRYNLPLVPFVGVNHHGGTVLFACGILSQETIESYVWILRTFSDAMVQKHPVSVITDGDLAMQRAIGLVWPNSSHRLCIWHIEQNIVRNLHDDGVKDDFRYFLYDCCSIEEIERKWLEFLDKHNVIDKESWLYKMYERRKIWCATYHADKCYLGLRSNQRSESLNSRLQVNLDHKMTLFELVEHFDHCLSRLRSNEANLDFEASNSLPCLEPDASIIEKEAAKSFTPRIFAKVQFSIKAAKKCFAREILDDYDAIKYIVGREDKGDREYHVECEICVDGGNLKGISCSCLKLQSLGTPCSHIFFVLGYRKERELPGCCVWKRWTRGAKSAFPPISKSTMYDYSDSLQRYHELRNISHTASFLASRSPEAYEWLKRVLHEEAAMILPNEGENGDKRYAPVLPQCMDVDSAESRNVLDPLHVPGRGAPKKKLKSVSNKKRSKVKCTLCKGEGHNR from the coding sequence ATGCCggatcttgattctttgctggagTACAATGAAATTGTTAGGAAGAAATTTGGTAGTGAAACAGAAGGATATCTGTTTTATAACAAATACGCTAAGGGGAAAGGATTTAGTGTTAGGAAAAGTTATTGTGAGTGGGGCAACGGCCACAATGAGAGGACCCTTCGGAAGTTTGTTTGCAGTTGTGAAGGTTTCCGCGAAGAGAAGGAGCTGAAGAGGGAGATTAAGAAGCGGAAGCCACGGAATATAACTCGTGTTGGTTGCCCGGCTAAATTTGTGATTGCTTGGGATCAGAACACAGGGCAGTGGTATGTGAAGGATTTCATCTATGAACACAACCATCCAATGGCGGAACGAGACCTTGCTTGTCTTCTGCGTTCACATAGAAGAATCAGTGATGAGCAAAAAGCTGATATTGTGGCGATGCAGATTTCTGGGATCCGCAAACACCAGATAATGAATATTATGGAAATGCAGTATGGTGGGTATGATAAGGTTGGATTTGCAACAAGGGACTTGTATAATTTTTGTCATCGTAATAAGGTGGAGACAGTTGCTGCTGGTGATGCTCAAACAGTCATCAGTTACCTGACAGAGTGCAGACGTAGGGATCCTGATTTCTTCTTTGACTACAAGACTGATGGGAAAGGGCACCTGAaaggactgctctggtgtgataATCAATGTCGCCTTGATTATGCAGCATTTGGTGATGTCATCGTATTTGATAGCACGTACAAAACGAATCGGTACAACCTGCCCCTTGTTCCTTTTGTTGGGGTGAATCACCATGGCGGCACTGTTCTTTTTGCATGTGGAATTCTTTCCCAAGAGACAATTGAGTCATATGTGTGGATTCTTAGGACATTTTCTGATGCCATGGTTCAGAAGCATCCTGTTTCCGTGATCACTGATGGAGACCTTGCTATGCAGAGAGCAATCGGGCTGGTGTGGCCGAATTCATCGCATAGGCTATGCATATGGCATATTGAGCAGAACATTGTGCGTAatcttcatgatgatggtgtgaaggATGATTTCAGGTATTTCCTTTATGATTGTTGCTCCATAGAAGAGATTGAGAGGAAATGGCTAGAATTCTTGGATAAGCATAACGTTATAGATAAGGAGTCCTGGCTGTATAAGATGTATGAGAGGAGGAAAATCTGGTGTGCTACGTACCATGCTGATAAGTGCTATTTAGGACTGAGGAGCAACCAGCGGAGCGAGAGCCTAAACTCTAGGCTTCAGGTAAATCTAGATCATAAAATGACATTGTTCGAGCTGGTTGAGCACTTTGACCACTGCCTTTCGCGGCTGCGTAGTAATGAAGCGAATCTGGACTTTGAAgcatcaaattctttgccatgCTTAGAACCAGATGCTTCAATTATTGAGAAAGAGGCTGCGAAATCGTTCACACCAAGAATTTTTGCCAAGGTGCAGTTCAGCATAAAAGCAGCCAAAAAGTGTTTTGCGAGAGAGATTCTAGATGACTATGATGCGATTAAGTATATTGTTGGCAGGGAGGATAAAGGAGACAGAGAATACCATGTGGAATGTGAGATATGTGTTGATGGAGGCAATCTGAAGGGAATTTCTTGTTCTTGTCTTAAGTTGCAGTCCCTTGGAACCCCCTGCTCACACATCTTCTTTGTATTGGGATATCGCAAAGAACGTGAGCTTCCAGGCTGTTGTGTTTGGAAAAGGTGGACAAGGGGGGCCAAGAGTGCATTTCCTCCTATAAGTAAGAGCACCATGTATGACTATTCCGATAGCCTACAGAGATACCATGAGCTACGCAATATCAGCCACACTGCATCCTTTTTAGCATCTCGTTCACCTGAAGCATATGAGTGGCTGAAACGTGTTCTGCATGAGGAAGCTGCTATGATCCTGCCAAACGAAGGAGAGAACGGAGACAAGAGGTATGCTCCGGTGCTGCCGCAATGCATGGATGTTGATTCTGCAGAGTCTAGAAATGTCTTGGATCCCCTGCATGTTCCTGGCAGAGGGGCCCCGAAGAAAAAGTTGAAGTCAGTTTCAAATAAGAAGAGATCTAAGGTGAAATGTACCCTGTGTAAGGGTGAGGGTCACAATCGGTGA